The sequence gtacgactggcagctactctgtgcaaagcagcgtggctagaactacacgtgggctccacatcaagagccggaccctagaattaaaatcttgcgttcacactataaaattttatcgaaattgattgaaatttgttggagatgactcagtacgactgacagctactctgtgcaaagtagcgtggttagaactacacgtgggctccacatcaagactcggaccctggaattaaaaactcgcgttcacactataaaattttatcgaaattgactgaaatttttagagatgagtcaatatgactgacacatactctgtgcaaagtagtgtggttggacatatatgtggtccccacattaagtgtagaaccactaaattcctctgcatagtagaacccatgggtttttatgggttacccgcttataatggggcgggttggttagagttgagaaattaactaattgggttgggtggggttggatatctaaatatgttgattttgggtggggttgggtatggtgcgggttccaacccattagcagggctatCTGTAGCTAGCTTTAGCCAACAAGGCGGGCGGCAGAGGTCACTCAAGTTTAATTATACATACGAATAATGCAAGCAATAAAAGACGTGCATGCTTATGTATCGAGATCTGATGAATTTCTTGTTCGGGAACTGTCAGTACTCACAAATAAAATTGAATTACAAAATGCTGAATTAATTCAGTgcattatatttattactgtgaTGGACAACTTTTTCTCCTGCAATAATGGTATAtatgttggagtaatgggctttgcccattacttctaaagcattaaaagaatttaaagcccactattaatgctagggaatcaatgcttaattccgtaccgggaattgaggaggatctcaaccgacttaaaaggtggacttcgtgtacaccacttgtgaagccggtaagaggaggacggtgaaccacacgcgcgcgcgctcgttcgcctcgccgagccgtggctgaggcgcggccggacgtgcggtgcggtgcgaaggatgttttgcagtaaagagtattaaaacagagggttaatgtcatcactaatgaccggacattgaaggctctttacgacgtccagattcgttgaacctgaggcacattaactgccgctcatcaaagccattcatgacgtccagattcgttgaacctgaggcatatcgtgcctatataaaccagcaccctctcctctcatcctcactcatctcaagcactcatccaggtactcctcttcaggaaaccagcaccctctcctctcatcctcactcatctcaagcactcgtgcctatataaaccagcacctcactcatctcaagcactcatccaggtactcctcttcaggaaaccagcaccctctcctctcatcctcactcatctcaagcactcatccaggtactcctcttcaggagacctctcccttctccctcagctgctttctgccttccccaccgctagcactgcgcgcacaagtctagcgagagcagggcctccggaacctctgctcgctgaaggtcctgcacgggacgcgggcaattaggtttttggggagcgtcttgacgcgactgctcgctccctgaacgactccttcgtctacttcccggcgtaaccgctcgtgcgaacgactacttcgtctacttcccggcgtgaccgttcgtgggacgactacttcccggcgtaaccgttcgtgggactgcactgcgaacatcttcctgcatcgacatagttcggctacttcgagcaagaccagtcgaatagcatgtctattccagctggtaacggcgcaaccggtgcctccggcactggtcccgccttggggtacttactaaacctactctgatttaattctttgttcatgcttattagtgagaataacgtgaacacatgcacatatcttgtacacacattatcactcatctatatcatgaaattgatattaatatttggaattaaaatataccgaaaattgcctagatatctaacaatatATGGGTCTGTTGGAAACAGCAATCTGAAAACATTCAGATTTTGTTTATTATTAGCTTTTACCTCTAGAAAAACAAGACCTTGATGCATGGCAGGTTTAGTTTGGCTGAAATCGTTCCAAAACTAAAGTATCTAGCTAGTTGATGCGCACACGTACGTGGTTATTAGTGGGTACGCATTATATTCACCAAAAATCTACTCCATCCGtttcaaaatgtaggtcgttttgtcTTTTAtagattcatagtgtttgctaaACATCTAtatataacatatgtctagatacatagcaaaatatagaaatatagaaaagtcaaaacgatctacattttggaacggagggagtatataataTATCTTTGTAGAAGATATAGATATAGTTAGATAGATAGATATTTAGTGATCAGATGATCATGCATGTCCATCCAATACACGCGTGCTAGTGGCAATCTATCCAtccagatgcatgcatgatacTGATAGCAACATCCATGTTTGGTTTCCggtattaaaaaaaaaagatagcaaCATGCATGTAGTACGACGCAGAGGCTCACGTATGGAACGAAATTCCACAGATAACAAAAGCTTCTATGCTGGAGTTGACATACACTAGCAGCTGCACGCAAGTGGCTTTAGAAAGAGGACACTACTAGGTAGCAGCAGCTAGATCAACATTACCAAGACATGCATGTATCTGGATGAAGAAGgagagggaaaaaagaaaagcgcTGACCAAGTCTCTTTTCTTTTGGACCGTGTGCCCTGTGTACGTGTTCATCATGCGGGCCGGAAAGGAAGTGGGTAGGATGACAGACCTATGGGCTTTGAATAAGAAGTAAGCCCACTTGGATTTTTCAGTTGTTCCTAAAAAAACTTGGATTTTTCAGGCCACAATTCCtccctcatctctctctctctctctctctctctctctttgaaATCAGGCAGAGCTTTATTGATTCAATAAGATAGTTACATCGTttacaagcaattgaaggatagAATTAGGGGGGATCATCTACCCACACAAAAGAATTTTTCTCTACCAAAGCTTGCCTTGCTAGTTCATCATCAACTACTGAGTTGCATTCCCTGTTGCAATGACTAATGGAAATAGCAGCGAAATCCATCCAAAGTTGGCAACATTCAACATAGATATGACTTAGGAGCTGCCGCGGTGGCTGAGAAGCCTCCTTCATTCATCATAGTAACAACTTCCAagcaatcagtcctccctcatctctttatatatatatatatatatatatatatatatatatatatatatatatatatatatatatatatatatatatatatatatatagacacacacaacGATTTACGCACAAAAGATGGGGGCGCCAGTCACATGTGTGACTGGCTGCATAGCTATTGCAGAAAGAGCACCATAGGCCGGCCCACTTACGTACCTCCTGAGCAGAGGGTTTAAAGTTTAAACAAAGGTTTGAAGCAAATAAATTTGCAATTTTCAAGTGAAATGTCTAAATCAAATTCGGATTGCACCATTTAATTTCTTATGATgaaatcttcaaaataagatccCAGTTGACaatatttaaataaattttaataTGGAATACTTTTCCTGAAGGGGAACAATTGTATAAGAAGCTGGAACAATTGTTCGCATGGAACATTTTTTCTGAAGAGGAACAATTTTATAAAGAAGTtggaacattttttttgaaattgaaATAATTATTCTAGGTTCAAAAAAAGTTCCAATAATAAAATTTATCTAAATGTAGTCAAGTGTGGTTTAGTTTTTGAAGATCTCGTTATAAGCGACATAACCATGCTCCCGTTGATCTATAGTTGGCTATTCGGGCCGGCCCAATTAGGCCCGGCACGCGAAGCCCAACTACTTattcgggccgggccgggccggcccttGTGTCGAGCCCTTGGCCCAAGCACGGCCTGTtattcgtgccgggccggcctgaTATCCCATACGGGCTTCGCGGGCCGAGTCGGGCTGCGAGCCCATGTTGCTATAAATCCCTTATTTAATTCAGAATTGTctcaaaaatttgaatttgacaaaaaaataatgaaatcTTAACATATTCTTAAATTCAAACACTTTCATTCACACACATACAAATTAAAACATTCACTTTTATTCACACATACACATTAAAACATACATAAACACATAGACAAACGCATATACGGGGAAGCGCTCGGGCTCGCGGGCCTTAACAGGCCTTCCGTGCTCAGGCCGCCCGTGTGCCCTTGTCGGGCGGGAATTAAACATGCCGGGCCcggccggcccacgtgccgaAGGAGTGGCCCAGGCACAGGACGAGCCTCGTGTTGGTCCGGCCCGGGCCCGTTTAATCTCGTGTCGGGCCAAAAAAATTGTGCTTCGAGCCGGCCCATGGGCCTCAGGCCGGATGGCCAACTATAGGCTGATTGGAGTGGCAATGACGACATCCGTGGATGATGATTTTATTGCTGCCTTGGAGGATCTCCTGTCGATACTGTTTGGTGTCCGCTGATTGGTGCACTTGCTTGTAACTTTTGGTTTGGTTGTGTCTACTTCTGCGATGTACATCAAGTTTCTAAGAAGTTGAGATGTGATAATTAATTTGGTGTGGCGTTAAGACTTTGCATGAAAGAAACTGGAGTGAAGAAGAAAATTGAAGCTTagtctttttgttttctttcttgTATTTTAAAACCCTCATTAtttgagattttgagtttaagaACTCTTGTAATCCTTAGATGTATATATCCACCAGGTGGATATAGAGACTGATTTATCACTTATAAAAAATAACTTTTTTACTGTGCCATGCTTCCTAATTACCCTATTGTAAAGTGTTGGGTATTTGTTTTTAAGACTAGTATTTTGTAGCTATTTGTCTTCCCAGAATTTGATTTGTTCTCTATTTTGAAGTTTTTCTATTTTGAAGTTTAAATGTTCCGTTGTTAAGAAAGTCATTTTTGACATCCATGGATCCAAACCGGATATGTGAATCCTCTAATAACATTTGAGGATTTATTGCCAAATTCCATCTTCATTAATAAGCTTGAAAAGCCATGTACTTTAAGAGATTTTTATTCTAGACTTCTAAATCCAAAAATTCTAGACCATCTTGATCTCTCAGTCTACACATAGTATCCCATTTTGTTAatctgtattttttttctatgtTTATCCTCTTGCCAAAAGAACCTATAGTTGGCAGGTTGCACGGCTAAGATTGTCGCGCGGAAGAATGAGCACGGGAGAGGAGGCCAACAGTTTTTCTCTCCCAATTAGTCATTTTAGCTGTAGAGATATGGTACCATACTCATGCGctgtatatatataatgttgCTAGCTATCTAATAAACTCTGACTCTCCGTCGTACACGCGCGTATATGTACCACCCGGTTCCAAATCCCCCTTcatcccggttttggaaccgggacaataAAGCCGGGATAAAAGGCCTACACCCTTTCGTCCCGGGTGAAATAACCGGGATTAAAGGCCATGTGTAacgtaaaaaaatattttgtgcAACCCAGAACTCGAACCCGAGATGTCTTGCCTCGCGTGTAATTTCTTTACCACCCCACCTACGCACCACATGTGACTTTAGAATAAATGTATTCCTGTTAAACTAACACGTGAAGAACctttttgtccgggttggagccaccaaacAGGACAAAAGAGGattcttttgtcccggttggtgttactacCCGGGACTAAATGTCcagagccttttgtcccggttggagtcaccaaccgggacaaaagggggagccaccaaccggaacaaaaatggggtccttttgtcccggttggtgcctccaaccgggacaaaaggtctctgtCCCCCTCGCTGGcctggctagccgttggacccgggacaaaaaccaCCTATTGTCCTGGGCACAAAAGGTCTATTCTATATTCTATAGTAGTGTacgtatatatattatatatactaTAGTAGCTAGATCTCTGTCTGTAAGTAGAGAATATATATGACTATATATCAGGCGGGCAGCTATGTATGTATGCGACGATGCATAGATGGATGGACGGTTGATTATTAGTTAGAAGTTGAGGACGCTGCTGGCGAAGTATGGCGACCAGCTCTCCATCCAGGGGCTCCGCAGCTGCGTCAGGAAGGGGTCCTGCATCcactcctgctgctgcttcgccacGTCCAGCTGCGGCAGGCTCAGCGTCGCCGGCCTCAGCACCGCCGTCGTCGACTCGGCCATGACCTCCTTCTTCATGCGGCATACGCTCGCCGGCGGGATGGCCACGCCCATCATCGTCTCCCCCTGTTGGGCTTGGTGGTGGTCCGATCGCGACGACGACATGGTGGAGTCGTCGGTGGGCGAGCCGGCGGTGTCGTTGTGGCCGGAGGCGGACGGCGTGCATGatgcggaggcggcgcgcgcgagctcctccatggccacCCGCTGCTCCAGCTCCTTGAGCGACACGGCCTTGCGGTAGACCTTGCACAGCACAATGTCCTCCTGTACATTCTTGGGCGGTGATGCGGCGTCGTCGTGGACGGGGAGGCGGTACTCGTTCATGACCCAGTCGGTCTTGGTGCCCCGCGGCGCGCGGCCCTCGTAGTAGACGAGCGTCTTCTTGAGCCCGATGAGGCGCTTGGGGTCGGCGGCGCAGCGCACGGCGCGGTCCGACCCCGTCGCCTTCCAGAAGCCGCGCTCCGTCGTGCGGCtggggcggccgccggcggcgccggcctgaTGATGCTTGCGGTCGCGCGGCACGAAGAAGTACCACTCGCGCTCGCCGACGATGCGCGCCAGGCCCGGCAGCTCCCAGGGGTCGTGCCGGTACAGCTGCACCGTCGGGATGATGTCGAACTTGAGCTTCTTCCCCTGGGCCACCTGCTTCAGGTAGAACTCCAGCAGCTCCTCCTCCGTCGGGTGGAACCGGAAAcccggaagctcatcaacctcCTGCGTcgatgcgccgcgccgccgctgatgATCCATCTCTCGATCTCTGTCtcgacgctgctgctgctgctgctgctgatggttTCTAGCTAGCAATACATACATATAATTAATGAGCAGTTGTTGCTTGATCGAGAGCTGAGATGATCGAGGGCCTGATGAGAGAGGATcggagcatatatatatataggccgtCGGCCGGCTGCTAGCTGGTGCTGGACTGCTGGGTCTGGGGATGGACAAGCGACGAACGAAAGAGTGAGCGAGGAAAGTGTGTGGGTCATGCGCTCTCGTCTCTTTCGTTCCGGGCCGGTCTTCTCCACAGTCGTCACGGCTGACTTTTACTGGCTAGCTAGCCAGCCTAATGGTGCTGGCTGGTATGTGTCGTGTGTGGAAATTATTAAGACTTGGAATTCTTGATTGCGGCCAGGCTGCTTAACTATAGCTAGTGCTCATTACTTTACTTATTACTTGGAATCGAGTTAATTATTATCAATTGGCCTATCTATTGCCccctatttcaaattattagttgtttaTTGGCCAGGACCGTACGGGCAAATCTAGAGGCCCTGTGCGAAACAATGGAGTAGGGCCCTAGTAGCCTAGTGATGGATCGCGAATACAAAGTGACAGCAGCTGGCAAGCGCGATGTGCTGTGCGAAAGAAAGCGGCAAACGATACGCCTACTATGTACGATTCATCTTCCAAGAGCAATTTGGACCACATTTTGCCACAAATTGGACCAACAATCAACTAAATTAAAGTCTTTACATAATTATACCTAATGTATATACCTAGTATTTTGGGGACCCTTTGAGTTTGGGGGGCTTGTGCGGTTTTTGTAAGtacatagtttttgctatgcatGCACAGAAATTCACTGATGTAAGAAGGTGTAAGTACTTTAGCATGTCATAGTGGTAGTTTAGCTTATTAGTTACTAGAAAATGTCAAATTTGGTGCATGAGCACACAGTTTATGTATGAACAACCATTATATTGAAGAAACAAATTATATAATAAGTACAACTCATTAACTATTGCCTGGTGACCCGCCATACATCCAGAAATTACACACACTGAAGAGTGCCTCCTGATAAAGAAGTGAGGGGGTGCGAGCCTGCAAAGTGGTCCGAGACGACTTGGTCCATTGGTGCACAATAACTAATATACTAAAAAAGTTCAGAGTGCGTGTCTGCACTGCAGCTAATTAGGAGCGACAAAACTACCTAAGAATTTCATTCATTCATGTGTGCCCCCTGTGCAGTGCATCCGTAGACGAGAGTGTTTTGATGAGATTTAATTTGGCATACGTAGCTTTCTCAAGGATGCGGAGAGAATGAATACCTCTGACCACCTTACTGTATATTACCAAGCCATGCATTCTtgaccatgcatgcatggcttGGTAATATATATGTTTCACATATgtgttcttttttaaaaaaataataataatttgcTACCGGGGCGAAGCCCCAGTTCCAAATTGACATGGTGCACTCCTTCAGGGACTAAAATAGCTTCTCAGGATTATACGGTAATTTTAAGCTTAGTTAGTGGTAAAAAAGAATTTACCCTGATGCGGCAGACTTAGCATGGCGTCGCCCCTGTTTGCTACTATCTGCATATGTAGAACATAATGCAAATTCTTTCACTTTTGCTGCAccatttttttctaaaagaaTAGTCTTGCATGTatacttttctcttttttctaagGCCCCATTTGGGAGGGCTCCTCCAGTGGCCGGAGCCGGAGTCGCACCAAACGGGCCCTAAGTGGGTTTTATTCGTCCTCTCCTTGAAATTATCATGATTAGGTCATATTTGAAATAccattttttgcaaaaagaatGTCGAAATTCTACAGGAATCATAATGCATGGAGTAATAAGCATATGTTGCTTTCAAATGTCATGGCTGTACATGTAGAGCTAGGTAGTTGTGTTAAGAGATACGTACGTACTCCCTTCACTTTGTAGAGGCAGCAGCTATACGTGTAGAATTCGTCCCTTTGATATCGATGGCTTTACTTTGACAGGAAACGTAGTACGTTGAAATGGTAAACCCCCATGAAATTAAACGGTTTTTAAGTCCAGGGCGCCCTCACGAACAGGGACAATGCAAGCAAACCGACACCATTGGTTTCCACAAGATTTCGAGATGGATGGACGGATGTT comes from Panicum virgatum strain AP13 chromosome 4K, P.virgatum_v5, whole genome shotgun sequence and encodes:
- the LOC120704541 gene encoding NAC domain-containing protein 22-like → MYVLLARNHQQQQQQQRRDRDREMDHQRRRGASTQEVDELPGFRFHPTEEELLEFYLKQVAQGKKLKFDIIPTVQLYRHDPWELPGLARIVGEREWYFFVPRDRKHHQAGAAGGRPSRTTERGFWKATGSDRAVRCAADPKRLIGLKKTLVYYEGRAPRGTKTDWVMNEYRLPVHDDAASPPKNVQEDIVLCKVYRKAVSLKELEQRVAMEELARAASASCTPSASGHNDTAGSPTDDSTMSSSRSDHHQAQQGETMMGVAIPPASVCRMKKEVMAESTTAVLRPATLSLPQLDVAKQQQEWMQDPFLTQLRSPWMESWSPYFASSVLNF